ATGTTGTGTAACAAGGATGTGGTTCAGAAATacctttgttttgtgttgaagAAATGGAATGATTGTTGGACCAAGAGCGTCTGTTGTAAATCTCCCGCACTGAGCAGGATGTTTGGACATGCATTCGGAACAGCGTTGCGTCCCTTTTTGATCCGCGAACCATCAAGTAAAGCCCGTGACAATTCGCGTCAACAGTGTGTTTACCGTCGGGCGGTTTGAATTTACGACAAGTTGCATCGTTGCCCCCGTCGATCAAAAGCGCGCGCGCATTACAGCATGATTAAGGTTTGGTGAATTTCTGCTTCGGTTTTCGCTGTGCGGATACGCCGTTAAAATGACAGACCGTTCCGGATGGTTTTGTGCACCGGATGTGTGGTCACGAAAGCGTATGGAGCGTTTCGCGAAGCGCTAAATTGTGCAACGCGCGTGAAGTGATGAACGGTTGAGGATTATTGAGGATGATGCAAATGGTTAATGAGATTTTCGCAAACGAGTCGATCTCAGCCAGAGGGATGGTGGGGTGTTCCTTAGTGTAGTCTGGTAGTGAGTGGTAATTTGCTTCTCTTTAGTCCTTTCCCGGTAGTGGGGCGGatccgagcagcagcagcagcggcggtACAGTGCAGTCTGGTTAGTTGAGTGCAGTGCTCGGAATGTGTGCGGCTGCAGTGCGACTGCTTGATGTGCGCGAATCGATAAACATTAACCCTAGTGCTCGAGCTGTGCAGTAGTTATCTAACTCGATAATGGGAGATTGCGTTGGACGTGCGGGGaaccacaacaacaccagTAGTAACAGCGTATCGCCTTTGATCGTACTGCCGAACGGTGTGATTCTAAACCGGCGCCCCAAGTCCGATGCACCGGCCGCACTGAACGAGTGTCTGCTGTGTTGGAACCAACCGCAAGATCCGAGCCGCTGCCCAAACTGCGCCCGCCAGTACTGTCTACAGTGCATCACCAAGTGGTTCGGGACGAAGCGGGCCCAGACGCCCGGCGCTATCGAGTGTCCCAACTGCCACTCCAAGCTGCCACTCGAGAACCTCGTTCAGTGTGCGGCTGAGGTGAATGATACGCTGGCAACTGCATGCGAACCTGTGCACCTTACCAACGGTGCCAGAGACGTCTGCAATGGGTCGCTTAAGCTGAGCAACGGTACGGCCCCACCGTCCGTCGAGAAGGGCACTATTCGCGTCGTGGTGAAGGTGTTGGAGAGCGATGCCAATGCGTCACCAAAAGACGGACACGCATCGCCTCCAACGAGGAACCGAGCGGACACATCGAACGGCTCCCAGACCATCCTTACGAACGGTTCCAGCTCGGAGAAGATGCATCCGCCGGTGACGAATGGTAAGCAGCAGCATGGCAAACGAAAAGATAACACACCGTTAAAATCGCAACCGGATCCGTCACTCGCGAACGGTGCCGGTACGGCATTGGACGCGGTCGAAAAGAGGGCATGTTCAGCACCATTGGAAAACGGGCGAAATAAACCAAAATCGCCACCGATCATCTGCAACGGTGTGCATCCCGAAACGCTGTCAAAGAATGCCGATCGAAAGAGCAACCACAGCAACGGAAGACCCACGGTAACATTCGAGGAACCGAAAACGACACGCAGGAACGGTTATCGGCACAAACATGCGGCCGATGGCGAAAAATTCCTAACCGTGGAAAAGCAACCGTCGCCTCCGCTGGAAGTCTCCCGGGAGTCGGGTGACGTGACGGCCGATTCGACTCCACCCAATGCGCCGGAAAAGGTTCCGGTCGAAGAGGACAACGGGCAGAACGGCGAAAACCTCTGTCCCACACACGCCCTACCTATGATATTTTTCTGCCTGTCATGCAATGGGTGTATCTGTGAGACGTGTGCTCTGCACGACGATACGCACGCCGAGCACACGTTCAAGAAGATCACCACCATGTACGACAGCAAGGTGGAGAAGATCCGGCACGAGTTCGGAGGCATCAAGGAGTATCTGGCAGATGTGGGCACGGTGCTAAAAGCCATCGAGCAGAACATTGACTGGGTTCGGGCGTCCAAGGCGCGCAAGCTTCAGGAACTCAGCCAGCTGCTGCACACGGAAGCCGAAAACATTGAACGGCAGATCCAGGCGAAGCTAACGCTGCTCCAACGCCAGAAGGACTCGGTGAGCGCGGAGATTGCTCGTGTTACCAGCGCCTATCGGCGGCTGGAGAGCGAACTGAAAGTCTGCTCTAAGCCGGAACTGCTGTTCAAGGACGATGACTTCCTGCAGCGGTGCAGTCGGTTGGTCGAGTCACCGGCATCCAAAGCCTTCCGCCATGAGCACGTCCCGGTGGATCTGGATTGGTAAGCCAAACGGAGGACATCCGCTGGTCTAGTGTCTAGTGCTAACGAGCGCCGTTGCTTTTACTTTGCAGTGAGTTTGTGCCCGAGTTCCGGTCGGAAGTGTTCGTCATCAAGAACTATCACGCCATCGAACCGATGGAGGAGTGCCGAACGTCGGACGTGTTGCGCGATGTCGTTGGATTCGGGTGGCGTCTGCACATATGGAAGAGCGACCATCTCTCGGTGACGCTGATCATGACGGACGGTGTTATTGGAAGGTAGGGGTGCTACTGACGAACTTGAGACCATTGAACGAGTTTGATCTTACCCATGACAGATACGAATACTGTATCGAGCTGATGCACGAGGATCCGGCCAAAGCGTTTAGATTGACACAGATCGATCATTTCGAGCTGCACCAGACAGGACCGGTGCACGATCTGATCGAGAACGAGCAGCTCGAGGTGGAAGGTTTCCTCCGTCCGGAAGATGACTCACTGCAGATAAAGTTCTCCGTCCGTCCGCCTACGATCGTCATGGTGAGCCGATACCAGCAGGAGTTTATCGATCGTTTCATGAAGGATAACATCAAGTAAGTGGTAGCTGCTGTGTGTCAAACATACTTTGTGCCGAACGTGTGCAGCACTTTGAAATGATCCAGGCTTCCGCCGGATGCCGGAAACTAATCATCCAATTAGATTGTACCCGTGTTACATTCCGCCGCAACAGTAACCAGACGCCGGTAAACTATTCGTAGTACAGGATCAACTATTTGCCGCTTCCCGATCAGGTTGTTAGTGCGAGGTACGTCCGGCACATTGCGCACACCTCGATCCGACGTCCAGATTTGGGGTTGGAATTAAATGATCTCCAAGAaatttcgaaacgaaacggttcgtttgcttcgtacgaGCCGAGTAAGATCGTTGGTCGCCGAGTGTGTTGAGGGGGGAACGGTAGCAAATGCGCGAAAGTGCACCCGGGATCAATCACGAGAAATTTTAATTGGTCACCCAGAGGGGAGTTGCCACAACGCATTAACGTAGTTAAACCTCCCGTACTTGGCGGACTTGGCGTGGCGTTGGGAACGggcgaaacgaaacgtttgCGGGAGTCCAATCGTGTAgtgtaaaaatagtttaaaccCCCGTTCCCTTCCCGTTCCGCGCATCCACACATGCTCCACCGACAGCGCACGGTGGGAGAGTTCGGACATCATCGGTGAGGTATTCCAACCACGTGAGCTGCGCACCTTGCACTCACCGATTGTGAGGCGTTGCTCATGATTCATCTCGCTCACTTTGCGCTGTTTTGGTGGTGGCTCACGTGATCTTCAACATCTGCACCGGGCAGGGGTTCACAGGTGCAACCAGACTGCAGTGTGAATAATTGAAGTCACCAATGAGACatattaatttaatgtaaCGCTAATTATCATGCGTCCGTCGGTGGCGgtgatgtaaacaaaaccggcCAAGAACAATGGCGAAAGATGAAAGTACCGTCCCGATCATTAGATACGGACCCCTCCTCGGGTTCTTCATGGCTCTAATGGTTGATGGTTGGATAATCCCCTTCGCCGGATCTTGACCATCTTCACCGCGCAGCACAACACTGCGATATCGTCGCTCACGTTGTGACGTTCGTTTGATTTTGCGAGGACTCGCACGTTGTCGGATGCTGACGTGTGTTGTTAGCGTGAAGTCAATTAGCGCATACTGGGCCACCCGCGAACAGTGGCGCGCAAAGGTTTTCGGCCGGGGCCAGAACCTTAATGCCGGCGCATGCACGCGTCGCGCCACTCCCCGTCAATAATGTGCCACGTCCGTTCGCTTGGGGCGTTGCTCTAGCGACCGTTTGCCAAGAAGcggggtaaaaaaaagaacgctcAAGCTATGTGAAAAGGCAAAGGCAAACAATGTGAAACAGGCTTCGGAGATGCTGAACAAAAGCGACGTGTCAGTTTGGATGCAGGGCGACGGATTAGAGTGAAAGTCGGGCAACCAGTGACGTCTTGTTCATCGAACTGTTTAGTTTTCCCTTAATATTCTGTACCTGTAGCAGCGTTAGTTATTAAAAACGAGCGACTTTTTTTTGGAGGTGTGAAGGAATTCCGCATTAAGCGAGTCGCCTGGCCGATCTAGGTTCGAAAcgggagaggaaaaaaaagctggcgggaataaaaataatcataattaaggaaagcaaatgttgggaaatgtttaaacatcTGAAGGACACTACACGCGGGGTGGgggaattaattaaaattcgcCAGTGTACGCTTTGCGTATTATGTGTTTCATCTCTGTCCAAGCTTTCCCTTTCATGCTAAGGCACTCCAAATGTGAAGCGATGCCCAGGCTCTATTATGATGTGCAGctgtaaa
This region of Anopheles marshallii chromosome 2, idAnoMarsDA_429_01, whole genome shotgun sequence genomic DNA includes:
- the LOC128708054 gene encoding uncharacterized protein LOC128708054, which gives rise to MGDCVGRAGNHNNTSSNSVSPLIVLPNGVILNRRPKSDAPAALNECLLCWNQPQDPSRCPNCARQYCLQCITKWFGTKRAQTPGAIECPNCHSKLPLENLVQCAAEVNDTLATACEPVHLTNGARDVCNGSLKLSNGTAPPSVEKGTIRVVVKVLESDANASPKDGHASPPTRNRADTSNGSQTILTNGSSSEKMHPPVTNGKQQHGKRKDNTPLKSQPDPSLANGAGTALDAVEKRACSAPLENGRNKPKSPPIICNGVHPETLSKNADRKSNHSNGRPTVTFEEPKTTRRNGYRHKHAADGEKFLTVEKQPSPPLEVSRESGDVTADSTPPNAPEKVPVEEDNGQNGENLCPTHALPMIFFCLSCNGCICETCALHDDTHAEHTFKKITTMYDSKVEKIRHEFGGIKEYLADVGTVLKAIEQNIDWVRASKARKLQELSQLLHTEAENIERQIQAKLTLLQRQKDSVSAEIARVTSAYRRLESELKVCSKPELLFKDDDFLQRCSRLVESPASKAFRHEHVPVDLDCEFVPEFRSEVFVIKNYHAIEPMEECRTSDVLRDVVGFGWRLHIWKSDHLSVTLIMTDGVIGRYEYCIELMHEDPAKAFRLTQIDHFELHQTGPVHDLIENEQLEVEGFLRPEDDSLQIKFSVRPPTIVMVSRYQQEFIDRFMKDNINEYDSNVITICNIRDPTTSIVLSKQYTDTVGSRWRLNVYPKGNNTNQRYLSTYVELCDGIAGRYQYTVELLHDDVTRQVKFQSEDHFKVGEIRGYQKFIRVRRLLEEGYLNEEGSILIRLSIRPANLALRCQYQEEYQTLKEDRIRTQFNTQLNQNLMRINSLRDDNASLQALVYPEYASNIFVVRNFSALREAQEDICSDNAYDDLGCCWRLIVYANGDKEGRDEWLSVYLRLLEGIPGSYEYCVELLHNDAAKTVKMEGTQSFDIQERFGWTRFARLDWICANGFVSEEQNALYFRFSLRPPNYKAKCEYQHLLRLEAKRECELLKRELIPAYSTMTYMLRNFSEMQRKDSFVYSDPLVDDLGFSWRLLIYANGHNEARGNHLSMYLILFEGVSASRFEYRVELLHPLNPTANIKMEGVNVFKLKKIWGWPQFMDHERLQEEGYLDQATDTLEFRLSMCPPDIKLKCEYQQEFIRKLKENQK